A window from Dehalobacter sp. DCA encodes these proteins:
- a CDS encoding YhgE/Pip domain-containing protein encodes MALEKKRWRKRAVIAAVIILPLIYSVFFLSAFWDPYSKLEKLPVAFVNQDQGAVINGKSRNLGNEITEELKSDENIKWVLTTDADAKTGIQNREYYAEVSIPPDFSEKIASADKSDKNEGIIIYQPEEKRNFLAVQVLNRVMLEFKDKVSQKVTKEIVSEMTTEMKTIPEDLTELNDGLGKISAGSSQLSNGISVLKNNQEKLNAGIIELNDGLNAGTLAFNKLAEGSNLFYANWAQFNIGLTTLNASLTKSQSGLSTFAMSSLSFAQGLQQFASGFDQAKAGSAQIYQGTTDCAANMQKYADGMGQYLASVKNLTSTDESIADSLTSYVTAHPEALADKNMQSILATYKKSQGSLDQLNTASDTLKSSTATLVSRAQQLQSGSKQLNDGIALIDSKSKELMNGATQLASGANQLGAGLNQLSGGVGQLAEGSAELVAAYPQLNSGIQTAAMGIAAAAQGSSELNASAAKFSDGEQRLLNGSQTLNDGINEAKTAVADSITTANDKTANLAGLDTYAATPVELNQLSIDPVPNYGTAFSPYFISLSLWIGAILMLIVIYLDPEINFERRLSKYLPADPRFIGFSLVAAVQAVALALVLQHGLHLVVKNVFMFYVVCILIALCFTAIVDFLIANLKDVGKFLALFLLILQLTACGGTFPLELVPKFFDNAYPYLPMTYAINALKEVISGVNYSFLYENLSILGGITVIIFAVNLLLSIRATKKQREKSSVEMTVVS; translated from the coding sequence ATGGCATTAGAGAAAAAACGTTGGAGAAAACGAGCAGTTATTGCAGCTGTAATCATTCTTCCCCTCATATACAGTGTATTTTTTCTTTCAGCGTTCTGGGATCCGTACAGCAAATTAGAGAAGCTTCCTGTGGCCTTTGTCAATCAGGATCAGGGCGCAGTCATCAATGGTAAGTCAAGAAATTTAGGAAATGAGATCACTGAAGAACTAAAATCCGATGAAAACATCAAATGGGTTTTGACCACGGACGCAGATGCAAAGACAGGAATACAAAACAGAGAATATTATGCTGAAGTTTCGATACCGCCCGATTTCTCAGAAAAAATAGCTTCGGCAGATAAATCAGATAAGAATGAGGGCATCATTATCTATCAACCGGAAGAGAAAAGAAATTTCCTTGCTGTCCAGGTTTTGAACAGAGTCATGCTCGAATTTAAAGATAAGGTTTCACAAAAGGTAACCAAAGAAATCGTCAGTGAAATGACGACCGAAATGAAAACGATTCCTGAGGATTTAACTGAACTGAATGATGGGCTCGGGAAAATATCTGCTGGTTCCAGTCAACTGTCGAATGGAATCAGTGTGCTGAAAAATAATCAGGAAAAACTGAATGCCGGCATCATTGAACTAAATGATGGTTTAAATGCAGGCACCCTGGCGTTTAACAAATTGGCTGAGGGTTCCAACCTGTTTTATGCTAATTGGGCGCAATTTAATATTGGACTGACAACATTGAATGCAAGTCTTACAAAATCACAATCAGGGCTTTCGACTTTCGCCATGAGTTCACTTAGCTTTGCTCAAGGGCTTCAACAATTTGCAAGCGGTTTCGATCAAGCCAAAGCTGGTTCAGCGCAGATATACCAAGGAACAACAGATTGTGCTGCAAATATGCAAAAATACGCCGATGGTATGGGCCAGTACCTGGCAAGCGTTAAAAACTTAACATCTACCGATGAAAGTATCGCTGATTCTCTGACATCATACGTAACAGCACATCCTGAAGCATTGGCAGATAAAAATATGCAGAGTATCTTGGCAACATACAAAAAATCACAAGGCTCCCTGGATCAGCTAAACACTGCTTCTGACACACTGAAAAGCAGCACCGCCACTTTAGTCAGCCGTGCCCAACAGCTGCAGTCAGGAAGTAAACAATTAAATGACGGCATCGCATTGATCGATAGCAAGTCAAAAGAACTCATGAATGGTGCAACGCAATTGGCAAGTGGGGCAAATCAGTTAGGGGCCGGCTTAAATCAGCTATCTGGTGGTGTAGGACAGTTGGCGGAAGGTTCCGCAGAATTGGTAGCTGCGTATCCACAACTAAATTCTGGTATCCAGACGGCTGCCATGGGTATAGCGGCAGCTGCCCAAGGAAGCAGTGAACTGAACGCCAGTGCGGCTAAATTTTCGGATGGCGAACAGCGGCTTCTAAACGGCAGTCAGACCTTGAATGATGGCATCAACGAGGCAAAGACTGCGGTTGCGGATTCAATCACAACAGCAAATGACAAAACGGCGAATCTTGCTGGACTCGACACCTACGCAGCAACACCTGTTGAGCTTAATCAGCTGAGCATTGATCCAGTGCCGAATTATGGAACAGCATTTTCACCGTATTTTATTTCGTTGTCATTATGGATCGGAGCAATCCTCATGCTAATTGTTATTTACCTTGATCCGGAAATCAATTTTGAACGCCGTCTTTCAAAATATCTGCCTGCGGATCCAAGGTTTATTGGATTCTCACTGGTAGCTGCAGTTCAAGCGGTGGCATTAGCTCTTGTTTTACAGCACGGATTGCATCTGGTGGTGAAGAATGTTTTCATGTTTTATGTCGTGTGCATTCTGATTGCTTTATGCTTCACCGCCATTGTGGATTTTTTGATTGCGAACCTCAAGGATGTCGGCAAATTTTTGGCACTTTTTTTACTGATCCTTCAGCTTACGGCTTGCGGAGGAACCTTCCCACTGGAGCTTGTACCGAAATTCTTTGATAACGCATATCCATATTTACCAATGACATACGCAATCAATGCACTTAAAGAAGTAATATCCGGTGTCAACTACAGCTTTCTGTATGAGAATCTGTCCATATTGGGAGGCATCACAGTTATAATTTTTGCAGTAAATCTACTGCTGAGCATCAGAGCAACGAAAAAGCAAAGGGAAAAATCCTCTGTTGAAATGACCGTTGTTTCATAG